From Sceloporus undulatus isolate JIND9_A2432 ecotype Alabama chromosome 6, SceUnd_v1.1, whole genome shotgun sequence, one genomic window encodes:
- the FUT2 gene encoding galactoside alpha-(1,2)-fucosyltransferase 2: MYLREKCIFEKPSSLFVFYAFGLISLSTFFHLYDKTSVLKWRSTWIEYPVYVNTSTNSSASPTEPVDTSIWTVNSIGRLGNQMGEYATLYALAKLNGHKAFILPAMHRYLSPIFRITLPVIPAEMVSKIRWRNFHLHDWMSEDYRHIEGKYIHFTGYPCSYTFYHHIRQEILQEFTFHDHVKEEANQYLRSLRGKRENVTYVGVHVRRGDYVWVMPHTWKGVVADRSYLEKAMNYFREKYHNPIFVVTSNGMDWCKQNINASRGDVYFGGDGRESTPGRDFALLAHCNHTIMTIGTFGIWVGYLVGGETVYLANYTLPDSPFLKVFRPSAAFLPEWIGIPADLSPLLGKT, translated from the coding sequence ATGTATCTCCGAGAAAAATGCATCTTTGAGAAACCTTCCTCCTTATTTGTCTTCTATGCCTTTGGTCTCATCTCCCTCTCCACATTCTTTCACCTTTATGACAAGACCTCTGTTCTGAAATGGAGAAGCACCTGGATAGAATACCCTGTTTATGTCAACACAAGCACTAATTCCTCTGCCTCACCTACTGAGCCAGTAGATACTAGTATATGGACAGTCAACTCCATAGGACGCTTGGGGAACCAGATGGGGGAATATGCCACTCTTTATGCCTTAGCCAAGCTCAATGGACACAAAGCCTTCATTCTTCCTGCCATGCACCGATACCTATCCCCAATATTCCGGATTACGTTACCTGTGATTCCTGCTGAGATGGTTAGTAAAATCCGTTGGAGGAATTTCCATCTACATGACTGGATGTCAGAAGATTATCGTCACATTGAGGGCAAATATATTCATTTTACAGGCTACCCTTGTTCTTATACATTTTATCATCATATCCGTCAAGAGATACTCCAGGAGTTCACCTTCCATGACCATGTCAAAGAAGAGGCCAATCAATACCTTCGGAGTCTGcgagggaagagagaaaatgtGACATATGTTGGAGTGCATGTCCGGAGGGGGGATTATGTCTGGGTGATGCCACACACCTGGAAAGGCGTGGTGGCTGATAGAAGCTACCTGGAGAAAGCCATGAACTACTTCAGAGAGAAGTACCACAATCCCATCTTTGTTGTGACCAGTAATGGGATGGATTGGTGCAAGCAGAATATTAATGCCTCCAGGGGGGATGTTTACTTTGGTGGGGATGGGCGGGAATCCACTCCAGGGAGGGATTTTGCTCTTCTTGCTCATTGCAACCACACAATAATGACCATTGGGACATTTGGTATCTGGGTTGGATACCTGGTTGGTGGGGAGACGGTGTATTTAGCCAACTACACCCTGCCAGACTCGCCCTTTCTCAAAGTCTTCAGGCCCTCAGCAGCATTTCTGCCTGAATGGATAGGCATCCCAGCTGACTTGTCCCCTCTATTAGGCAAAACATAA